Proteins from one Bacteroidota bacterium genomic window:
- a CDS encoding MBL fold metallo-hydrolase codes for MISKFLTLAILLILPQYGYSQAGDHMQLVLLGTGTPNADPDRFGPAVAVVVGDQPYLVDFGPGVVRRAAAAAAAGVEGLKVENLTRAFLTHLHSDHTTGYADLIFTPWVLERRQPLEVYGPEGLQDMTDHIVAAYSEDIAMRKYGLEPRDDVGYKVLVTELDTGFVYKDDHVRVTPIPVPHSSWPHAFGYKFEAGGKSIVISGDTTPSDALVAACNGCDILVHEVYSAEQFKSRPAAWQRYHKDSHTSTIELAEIANRAKPGLLVLYHQLFWGASEEEMLAEIKAHYDGAVVSGKDLDVYTP; via the coding sequence ATGATCTCAAAGTTTTTGACGCTCGCTATTCTTCTCATCCTGCCGCAATATGGCTATAGCCAGGCAGGTGATCACATGCAGCTTGTGTTATTGGGTACTGGAACACCCAATGCTGACCCTGATCGCTTTGGCCCCGCCGTAGCAGTTGTAGTTGGCGACCAGCCCTATCTTGTTGACTTCGGGCCTGGCGTGGTGCGCCGTGCCGCAGCAGCGGCTGCAGCTGGCGTTGAAGGCCTGAAAGTGGAAAATCTGACCCGTGCATTTCTTACACACTTACATTCCGATCATACCACAGGATATGCCGATCTGATTTTCACGCCCTGGGTACTGGAGCGCCGGCAACCTCTGGAAGTCTATGGCCCGGAGGGGCTTCAGGATATGACCGATCATATTGTGGCTGCATACAGTGAAGACATAGCCATGAGGAAGTATGGGCTGGAGCCGCGAGATGATGTCGGATACAAGGTGCTTGTCACAGAATTGGACACAGGATTTGTATATAAAGACGACCATGTGCGGGTAACGCCTATTCCCGTGCCGCATAGCTCATGGCCGCATGCATTTGGGTATAAGTTTGAAGCCGGCGGCAAGTCGATTGTCATCTCAGGTGATACAACGCCCAGCGATGCGTTGGTTGCTGCGTGTAATGGATGTGATATTCTTGTGCATGAAGTGTATTCAGCTGAGCAATTCAAATCACGGCCTGCGGCCTGGCAACGCTATCATAAAGACAGCCATACGTCTACCATCGAGTTGGCCGAAATTGCCAATCGCGCAAAACCAGGGTTGCTCGTGCTTTATCACCAGCTGTTTTGGGGAGCATCTGAAGAAGAAATGCTTGCAGAAATAAAGGCGCACTACGATGGCGCTGTTGTGTCGGGCAAAGATCTGGACGTTTATACACCCTAA
- a CDS encoding FG-GAP-like repeat-containing protein: MKKATTLTLFLLLSAGLVQAQQVEFELGLPVSDNIMDGYAAGIQSGARDVAGPFDLDADGLYEVLVADYTGGGRVHVIENVSADTWELVYSTPWMDSTGTTNNIRAIAGGDLDGDGFGEIVFLSGRNFDEATTFATGLFVFENTADNDYGSAPAAIYEFNDDLPDRWRTEVLDIYDVDGDGTEELLMSNNGSDNRYDNWYIISASDIGNGFDVWTEEVRLSSRATEDFDPVGRGGGSAYAAHPADLDGDGNLEVVLHSWNSFNFTNISTDGQGGYVIPDAAAANLSLNVTSPDDQVSFFGGVVVDIDGNGDDEVFFPNLQTGAVTVMNYESGEDVLQLTMDNFSVGVIPGFSSLGITAGDLDGDGFMELIGTGPGYAGSNFGNGEAAAWVNVVEFNGGDPEDPASYSAVEAVAISSDTYNGFHTLNNLDGSTSYVDNDLALANPDSVTLSNDNPEFASKLAYLGDADLDGVNEVVFGIQGVRDQLYTLTQNADSSYTVDSSVENENRVFMRVMSGSGIAVSIDEERIIVPDDYRLHDNYPNPFNPTTTISFTLPLDKAVSVRVFDMTGRLVRTLVNNEYRTEGYHEVVWDATSDAGNQVASGSYLYTLEYGNFRQSKTMVLIK; encoded by the coding sequence ATGAAAAAAGCTACTACATTGACGCTCTTTCTCTTGCTATCTGCCGGCCTCGTGCAGGCACAGCAAGTCGAATTTGAACTGGGCTTGCCTGTTTCCGACAATATTATGGACGGCTACGCAGCCGGAATCCAGTCTGGTGCCCGCGACGTTGCTGGCCCATTTGATCTCGACGCTGATGGCCTGTATGAAGTCCTCGTTGCTGACTACACCGGTGGTGGCCGCGTGCATGTAATCGAAAATGTTAGCGCCGACACCTGGGAGCTTGTTTATTCAACGCCCTGGATGGACTCAACTGGCACAACCAACAACATCCGTGCAATCGCCGGCGGCGACCTGGATGGCGATGGTTTTGGTGAGATTGTTTTCCTTAGCGGTCGTAACTTTGACGAAGCAACAACCTTCGCTACTGGCCTGTTTGTTTTCGAAAACACCGCAGACAACGACTACGGTTCTGCACCTGCGGCGATTTACGAATTCAACGACGATTTACCTGATCGCTGGCGTACCGAAGTTTTGGACATCTATGACGTAGATGGAGACGGCACAGAAGAACTGCTGATGTCTAACAATGGTAGTGACAATCGCTACGATAACTGGTACATCATTTCTGCTTCTGATATCGGCAACGGTTTTGACGTATGGACGGAAGAAGTTCGCCTCAGTTCACGCGCCACAGAAGACTTCGATCCGGTAGGTCGTGGCGGTGGTAGTGCTTATGCAGCACACCCGGCCGACCTGGATGGTGACGGCAACCTCGAAGTTGTACTCCACTCATGGAACAGCTTCAACTTCACCAACATCTCCACAGATGGACAGGGTGGCTATGTAATCCCTGATGCTGCAGCTGCCAACCTTAGCCTCAATGTTACGTCTCCTGATGACCAGGTATCGTTCTTTGGCGGCGTAGTAGTTGACATCGACGGAAACGGCGACGACGAAGTATTCTTCCCGAACCTTCAGACAGGTGCCGTTACAGTGATGAACTACGAAAGCGGTGAAGATGTACTGCAACTGACGATGGACAACTTCTCTGTTGGTGTAATTCCAGGCTTCTCTTCTTTGGGCATCACTGCTGGAGACCTCGATGGTGATGGCTTTATGGAACTCATCGGTACGGGCCCTGGCTATGCCGGCTCTAATTTTGGTAATGGAGAAGCCGCTGCTTGGGTTAATGTAGTTGAATTTAACGGTGGCGACCCTGAAGATCCTGCAAGTTACTCAGCTGTTGAAGCCGTAGCAATTTCTTCAGATACGTACAACGGATTCCACACGTTGAACAACCTTGACGGCTCTACCTCTTATGTAGACAACGACCTGGCTCTTGCCAACCCTGATTCGGTGACGCTTAGTAATGACAACCCAGAATTTGCCTCCAAACTTGCCTATCTAGGCGACGCCGACCTCGATGGCGTTAATGAAGTTGTATTCGGCATTCAAGGTGTTCGTGACCAGCTTTACACGCTCACGCAGAATGCAGACAGCAGCTACACAGTCGATTCTTCCGTTGAAAATGAAAACCGAGTGTTTATGCGCGTGATGTCAGGATCTGGCATTGCCGTAAGCATCGACGAAGAGCGCATCATCGTTCCTGACGATTACAGACTCCACGACAACTACCCGAACCCGTTCAACCCAACCACTACGATCAGCTTTACGCTGCCGCTTGACAAAGCCGTAAGCGTACGCGTGTTCGACATGACAGGCCGGCTGGTTCGCACCCTGGTCAACAACGAGTACCGCACGGAAGGGTACCACGAAGTTGTTTGGGATGCTACCAGTGACGCAGGCAACCAGGTTGCCAGTGGTTCTTACCTGTACACCCTTGAGTACGGTAACTTTCGCCAGTCAAAAACCATGGTTCTGATCAAATAA
- a CDS encoding TonB-dependent receptor, with the protein MANSRRLLFVSCLLAVILLPATLAYGQGKIAGRILDQATNESLIGVNIVLEETGQGTVSDADGNYVIVNVRPGSYTLVFSYVGYQTQKITEVRVSTGQTTRYNLDMREQVLEGEEIIVQAERPLIQKDLTASKKTVVAEEIDALPVEGFFGVLVTQAGVNQGPSGEIHIRGGRSNEVSYLVDGISVGNPFDTNGLTTGVAQDAIQEMTVISGAFNAEYGKAMSGIVNLVTKEGTPKFQGSFSAYGGDTVTGNDDIFLNPSGVGYDIYTLEGTLGGPLPIFKNASFFVSGRIDEDEGYAFGVRQHLPSDSANFNGDVPYYEISGNPWWEYLPADANNPDGGRELPNERVSLHPRTSSNFVGKITMKPARGIKVDYSYLFDYSKRKPLSATSFAYRFNPDGITTLRDRGYSHRLNWTHTLNDRAFYTLKLSYASNEFRQFVYEDPNDPRYVRDLSGIGDGTVVGFPGSNFLFGGNQKGHINETSRSFRGKLDFTRQFGVIHETKVGIEAQMHSLDRRNFVVLYNENVLYRDGPTVPDESTPSHDVYKDQQVLELSAYVQDKLEFDNFIINAGVRYEYFDPNGEFIPDLLDPKGPLQEADVTHLILPRVGVSFPITTTGIIHFSYGHFAQMPPLRRLYLNPDFEFPAGAIPTFGNTNMRPERTVQYEIGLQQQIGPNLAFDITGFFKDIRDYLASQRIRFSTIAGEDQFTIFLNRDYANVRGITFALTRRRDRGGLLSANLDYTFQLAEGNNNDSNAFFFNSLSGRENEFEIIPLDFDQRHIISSTVSLTRPGNWGASFIAQFSTGYPYTPLLLDQKIDQLPNAGRKPEQFDIDAHLYKEFPLGNAHLRVFAKIFNVLDRLNERFVFNDTGTATYSLNGQRGIHAAWEPLYGLPGIKTLEEYNTRPHWYSPPREIRIGATLSF; encoded by the coding sequence ATGGCTAACAGTCGCCGCCTGCTATTTGTATCGTGCCTGCTCGCAGTTATCCTCCTTCCTGCCACCCTCGCCTATGGGCAGGGAAAAATAGCCGGCCGCATTCTCGATCAGGCCACCAATGAATCCCTGATCGGTGTAAACATCGTCCTCGAAGAGACCGGTCAAGGCACGGTCTCCGATGCGGATGGCAATTATGTTATCGTCAACGTGCGGCCGGGCAGCTATACCCTCGTCTTCTCCTACGTCGGCTACCAGACACAGAAAATCACAGAAGTCCGCGTTTCAACCGGACAAACCACCCGCTACAACCTCGACATGCGTGAGCAGGTGCTTGAGGGAGAAGAAATCATCGTCCAGGCAGAACGCCCCCTCATTCAGAAAGACCTGACAGCATCCAAGAAAACGGTTGTCGCTGAAGAAATTGACGCCTTGCCTGTTGAAGGATTCTTTGGCGTCCTCGTTACCCAGGCCGGTGTAAACCAGGGCCCCAGCGGTGAAATCCATATCCGTGGCGGCCGTAGCAATGAAGTCTCCTATCTGGTCGATGGGATCTCGGTGGGCAACCCGTTTGACACCAACGGCCTTACAACCGGCGTTGCACAGGACGCTATCCAGGAAATGACCGTCATCTCAGGTGCCTTTAACGCCGAGTATGGCAAAGCAATGTCAGGCATTGTTAATCTGGTCACCAAAGAAGGCACACCAAAATTCCAGGGCTCGTTTAGCGCTTATGGTGGAGACACCGTGACCGGCAATGATGACATTTTCCTGAATCCTTCAGGAGTTGGGTACGACATTTACACCCTGGAAGGCACCCTCGGCGGCCCCCTTCCGATTTTCAAAAATGCAAGCTTCTTTGTCTCCGGCCGCATCGATGAAGATGAAGGCTACGCCTTTGGCGTACGGCAGCACCTGCCCTCAGACTCAGCCAACTTCAACGGTGATGTCCCCTACTACGAAATCAGTGGAAATCCCTGGTGGGAATACCTGCCGGCTGACGCGAACAACCCGGATGGTGGCCGCGAATTGCCAAACGAGCGCGTTTCGCTACACCCACGCACAAGCAGCAACTTTGTAGGCAAAATCACCATGAAGCCGGCCAGAGGCATCAAGGTGGACTACAGCTACCTCTTCGATTACAGCAAACGCAAGCCCCTCAGCGCTACCTCGTTTGCATACCGGTTCAACCCGGATGGCATTACTACCCTCCGCGATCGGGGTTACAGTCACCGCCTGAACTGGACGCATACCCTGAACGACCGCGCCTTCTACACGCTCAAACTCTCGTATGCGAGCAATGAGTTCAGACAGTTTGTATATGAAGACCCCAATGATCCCCGCTACGTCCGTGACTTGAGCGGTATTGGTGATGGCACTGTGGTTGGTTTCCCGGGCAGCAACTTCCTGTTTGGCGGCAACCAGAAAGGCCACATCAACGAGACGTCTCGTTCTTTCCGGGGCAAGCTCGACTTTACACGCCAGTTTGGTGTTATACACGAAACCAAAGTTGGTATCGAGGCGCAAATGCATAGCCTGGACCGTCGCAACTTTGTGGTCCTGTACAATGAAAATGTACTCTACCGCGACGGCCCAACAGTGCCCGACGAATCCACCCCTTCGCATGACGTATACAAAGACCAGCAAGTGCTCGAACTGAGCGCGTATGTACAGGATAAGCTGGAGTTTGACAACTTCATTATCAACGCCGGCGTGCGGTACGAATACTTCGACCCCAACGGCGAATTTATCCCAGACCTGCTGGATCCCAAAGGCCCGCTACAAGAGGCCGACGTCACACACCTGATCCTGCCCCGGGTAGGCGTGTCGTTTCCAATTACAACCACGGGGATCATTCACTTTTCCTACGGCCACTTTGCCCAGATGCCGCCCCTGCGCCGGCTCTATCTGAATCCGGACTTCGAATTCCCGGCCGGCGCCATTCCGACATTCGGCAACACCAATATGCGTCCTGAACGCACGGTGCAGTACGAGATTGGCCTGCAGCAGCAAATTGGTCCCAACCTCGCTTTTGATATCACTGGGTTCTTCAAAGACATCCGGGATTACCTTGCAAGCCAACGCATTCGTTTTAGCACCATTGCAGGCGAAGATCAGTTCACCATTTTCCTGAACCGCGACTATGCCAACGTGCGCGGCATCACCTTCGCCCTGACACGCCGGCGCGACCGGGGTGGCTTGCTCTCGGCAAACCTGGACTACACCTTCCAGCTTGCGGAAGGCAACAACAACGACAGCAACGCCTTCTTCTTCAATTCGCTGTCGGGCCGGGAAAACGAGTTTGAAATTATTCCGCTGGACTTTGATCAACGCCATATCATCTCGTCTACCGTAAGCCTGACGAGGCCGGGCAATTGGGGCGCGTCCTTCATCGCACAGTTCTCAACAGGATACCCGTACACACCGCTGTTGCTTGACCAGAAAATTGATCAGTTGCCCAACGCGGGGCGCAAACCAGAGCAGTTTGACATCGATGCCCATTTGTACAAAGAATTTCCGCTGGGCAACGCACACCTGCGCGTGTTTGCAAAAATATTTAATGTACTCGACCGCCTGAACGAGCGGTTTGTCTTCAACGATACAGGCACTGCCACATATTCTCTAAACGGTCAGCGCGGCATTCATGCTGCCTGGGAGCCGCTTTATGGCCTGCCTGGCATCAAAACACTCGAAGAATACAACACCCGACCACACTGGTACAGTCCACCCAGGGAAATCAGGATTGGAGCTACCCTCTCCTTCTAA
- a CDS encoding cyanophycinase — protein MLSILLLFFCATPALAQQVGPARGVLLLGGGNLQDRAIFERFVDLAGGPDAKIVVIPTAGGEAAYDDYWRGLSIFRKVGARNLHLLHTYDRKEADTDAFAGALADARAVWFSGGRQWRLADSYLNTKVHDALWQLLDRGGIIGGSSAGATIQGSYLARGDTKTNTIMMGDHVEGLALLKNTAVDQHLLQRNRQFDLIEIIEAHPDLLGIGLDENTAILVRGDEFEVIGQSYVAIYDHNSMIDSGGQFYFLRPGDFFDLATREGFRRVRSSVGLERVVSRPWSNR, from the coding sequence TTGCTCTCAATCTTACTCCTGTTTTTTTGTGCAACACCCGCCCTGGCGCAGCAAGTTGGACCTGCCCGTGGCGTCTTGCTGCTTGGTGGAGGTAACCTGCAAGATCGCGCAATTTTTGAACGATTTGTAGACCTCGCCGGCGGACCAGATGCTAAAATTGTGGTCATCCCGACAGCCGGCGGAGAGGCTGCTTACGACGATTACTGGCGAGGCTTATCGATTTTTAGAAAAGTTGGCGCTCGAAACTTGCATCTCCTGCATACCTACGACCGTAAAGAGGCAGACACGGATGCGTTTGCTGGCGCGCTTGCAGATGCGCGTGCCGTCTGGTTTTCTGGCGGCCGGCAGTGGCGATTGGCTGATTCTTACCTGAATACAAAAGTGCACGATGCGCTATGGCAATTGCTGGATCGCGGGGGAATTATTGGCGGTTCTTCTGCCGGCGCAACCATCCAGGGTTCATACCTGGCGCGCGGCGACACCAAGACCAATACCATCATGATGGGGGATCACGTTGAAGGATTGGCCTTGCTCAAAAATACGGCCGTTGATCAGCACCTGCTACAGCGAAATCGGCAATTTGACCTGATCGAAATAATAGAGGCCCACCCCGACCTGCTGGGTATTGGATTGGATGAAAATACCGCCATCCTGGTGCGTGGTGATGAGTTTGAAGTAATTGGCCAGAGTTATGTTGCCATCTATGATCACAACAGTATGATCGATTCAGGCGGGCAGTTTTACTTCTTGCGCCCGGGTGACTTTTTTGATCTGGCAACACGCGAAGGCTTCCGTCGTGTTCGATCCAGTGTTGGACTGGAGCGTGTGGTTTCGCGTCCCTGGTCAAATCGGTAA
- a CDS encoding N-acetylmuramoyl-L-alanine amidase — translation MLDSVCTRWPVAVPALLRSFSFVLVAFFLLPNAGLAQVDDLVHQHIHMHVPVVTTAGKQATLTFAAPASAISYNGVIVMGSATGGFERGFVRFEEAGGWSAWMPLTYLEASTSERFLAGFRGSVYRNNAGFELRFDVEAGNSVTIIDAGTFDNRLDNEGYVAQDVAPAPPINRPASQAIIPPSLIPRGEWGAESFVGSPVPLANPSYNRMTFHHAACCGASTYEEGLASVKGIQDFHQNVRGWSDIGYHFIFDQSGRIYQGRPFLDNRTNLDRAPVLAQGAHVGGFNTGNIGVAVLGCYHPPEGGGCQDTMSPALRDSVVTIFAYLKEQYGVSTENLFGHRDQGSTSCPGDNNYTLLPALRTEIEALIVSGNQPIAFASLGAMNAEDGVIQLSFAFEEVFDVASFRVDRETETTAITVYSSSAPPETGFEAMFTDAAVPSPEPVQYSLYAVSTTGTEQRLASTEASIVSPDGFLLGENYPNPAQARTTIRYYLNQDGIVSLSVYDVRGKRVASLVNTFQERNQWYTATLDTDGLANGIYFYRIQVTGFSSIIFDETRTLSVVR, via the coding sequence ATGCTGGATTCTGTATGCACACGCTGGCCTGTTGCAGTGCCGGCATTGTTGAGAAGCTTCTCTTTTGTGCTGGTAGCCTTTTTCCTGCTGCCAAATGCCGGGCTTGCACAGGTAGACGATCTCGTACACCAGCATATCCATATGCATGTACCGGTTGTCACAACGGCAGGTAAACAGGCCACTTTGACTTTTGCAGCACCCGCCAGCGCAATCAGCTACAACGGTGTCATTGTGATGGGTTCAGCAACTGGTGGCTTCGAGCGTGGGTTTGTCCGATTTGAAGAAGCGGGTGGCTGGAGCGCATGGATGCCCCTCACGTATCTGGAAGCCAGCACCAGCGAACGGTTTCTGGCGGGCTTTCGTGGCAGCGTTTATCGCAATAACGCAGGCTTCGAGTTGCGTTTTGATGTCGAGGCTGGCAACAGTGTTACCATTATCGACGCCGGCACCTTTGACAATCGCCTCGACAATGAAGGCTATGTAGCGCAAGACGTAGCACCTGCGCCTCCCATCAACCGCCCTGCAAGCCAGGCCATCATCCCGCCCAGCCTCATTCCAAGGGGCGAATGGGGTGCAGAATCTTTTGTTGGTAGCCCGGTCCCTCTGGCGAACCCAAGCTACAACCGGATGACGTTTCACCATGCTGCCTGCTGCGGTGCAAGTACATATGAAGAAGGGCTCGCCTCGGTAAAAGGCATCCAGGACTTCCACCAGAACGTGCGAGGCTGGAGCGATATCGGGTACCATTTCATTTTTGATCAGTCAGGCCGCATCTACCAGGGCCGGCCATTTCTCGACAACAGAACCAACCTGGACCGTGCCCCTGTGCTCGCTCAAGGCGCGCATGTTGGTGGGTTTAATACAGGCAACATCGGCGTAGCGGTGCTGGGCTGCTATCATCCTCCAGAAGGTGGAGGATGCCAGGATACCATGTCGCCGGCGTTACGGGATTCCGTTGTGACCATATTTGCCTACTTAAAAGAGCAATACGGCGTTTCTACAGAAAACCTGTTTGGCCACCGTGACCAGGGGTCAACCAGTTGTCCGGGCGACAACAACTATACCCTGCTACCGGCACTTCGCACAGAAATTGAAGCCCTTATTGTTTCAGGTAACCAACCTATTGCCTTTGCATCTTTGGGCGCCATGAACGCGGAAGACGGCGTCATCCAGCTTTCTTTTGCATTTGAGGAAGTATTTGATGTGGCCTCCTTCCGCGTGGATCGGGAAACAGAGACAACCGCTATAACCGTCTACTCCTCATCCGCACCGCCAGAAACAGGCTTTGAGGCGATGTTCACTGATGCCGCAGTCCCCTCTCCTGAACCTGTCCAGTACTCGCTTTATGCAGTGAGCACAACCGGCACCGAGCAACGCCTGGCCTCTACTGAAGCCAGCATTGTCAGTCCTGATGGATTTTTACTCGGAGAAAATTATCCAAATCCAGCCCAGGCCCGCACAACCATTCGCTATTACCTCAACCAGGATGGCATTGTGTCTCTGAGCGTGTATGATGTCCGCGGCAAACGGGTGGCCAGCCTGGTAAATACGTTCCAGGAACGTAATCAGTGGTATACCGCAACGCTTGATACCGATGGCCTCGCAAATGGCATCTATTTTTACAGGATACAGGTAACCGGCTTTTCAAGCATCATCTTTGACGAAACCCGTACGCTGTCTGTTGTGCGTTAG
- a CDS encoding PorV/PorQ family protein, translating into MKSFYTNRRSTGLTYLMGSALAMVLFLVAPLEANAQAEPNNQTITKVGTTAAQFLKLGVGARAIALGGTFVAQANDLSALYWNPAGLSNLNGSAVQLARTDYLAGINYNFAGFGTNIGNLGTIAASLIFLDSGSMQVRTEEAPEGTGEEFDVQNFALQLSFGKALTDKFSVGTTVKYIQESIWHSSASAIAFDIGVLFTTPYENLRLGANMANFGPKMQISGRDILFSEDPNPDQEGNVEIVNAQFLTDGHPLPLIFRIGLAWDAMNMPDHTITLMTDAAHPNDNSEYMNVGMEYVFRDFFSLRSGLRNMFETDGEQGLTLGAGLNLRLDRALRIRFDYAYADFGRLEETHWVTVDLAF; encoded by the coding sequence ATGAAAAGCTTTTACACAAATCGTCGCAGTACCGGGCTCACCTACCTGATGGGTAGCGCACTCGCCATGGTTCTTTTTTTGGTTGCGCCACTGGAGGCCAATGCCCAGGCAGAGCCAAACAACCAAACCATCACCAAGGTGGGGACAACTGCCGCCCAATTCCTCAAATTGGGAGTTGGAGCGCGCGCGATTGCCCTTGGTGGGACCTTTGTAGCCCAGGCCAACGACCTGTCTGCGTTGTACTGGAATCCGGCCGGCCTTTCCAACCTTAATGGCAGTGCGGTGCAGTTGGCACGTACAGATTACCTCGCCGGTATCAATTACAACTTTGCCGGCTTTGGCACAAACATCGGCAACCTGGGCACCATCGCTGCCTCCCTCATATTCCTCGACTCGGGCAGCATGCAGGTGCGTACAGAAGAGGCTCCTGAAGGAACGGGTGAAGAATTTGACGTCCAGAACTTCGCCCTTCAGTTGTCCTTTGGCAAGGCGCTAACGGACAAATTCTCTGTGGGCACGACAGTCAAATATATCCAGGAATCAATCTGGCACAGTTCAGCCTCAGCCATCGCATTTGATATAGGCGTACTGTTCACAACGCCATATGAAAACCTTCGACTCGGTGCCAACATGGCCAATTTCGGCCCCAAAATGCAGATAAGTGGCCGCGACATCCTGTTCAGCGAAGACCCTAATCCGGATCAGGAAGGAAACGTAGAAATTGTCAACGCCCAGTTTCTCACAGATGGTCACCCGTTGCCCCTGATCTTCCGGATCGGCCTCGCGTGGGATGCAATGAACATGCCGGATCATACGATCACGTTGATGACGGACGCCGCACACCCGAATGACAACAGTGAGTACATGAACGTAGGCATGGAGTACGTATTCAGAGATTTCTTCTCGCTACGCTCCGGCTTGCGAAACATGTTCGAAACCGATGGAGAACAAGGACTAACGCTGGGTGCCGGCCTCAACCTCCGCCTGGATCGTGCCCTGCGCATTCGCTTTGACTATGCGTATGCCGACTTTGGACGCCTAGAGGAAACCCATTGGGTAACCGTTGACCTGGCGTTTTAA
- a CDS encoding family 10 glycosylhydrolase: MRNPRLFAGRFCPALLACAIAIFHFFGSEANGQSQDTPFFETRAVWLATVLQDGNWPTTGAPASQQANALRTLIQDAHATGINTFVMQVVARGDAMYPSALLPWSALLAGPGVDPGYNPLAVAIAEAHRLGMELHAWINVYRIGDTSTLADFASVTNPQHIGYAEPGWIAEKGSQVWLDPSATGAKDWLVDVVSEIVENYDVDGVHYDFIRYPEGGFMNDDANFQFDDKGFANLADWRRGNVNAFVEAAYEAVMAIKPWVKVGAAPLGNYRETSAWPALWAYSGVYQESRLWLANGWHDYLAPQIYFSIGTDPEGSNTFASPDFEVLVNEWVAESSGRPIFAGYGAYKPSEGRFPAGDLPLQIDAAREAGAAGQMAFRYDHYMQYADLITTRYNEPALPAAMLHRFEASAPTTPPGLALTNTANGYVQLDWMASSGSAADPLRSYVILRRPDAAPREGYAEDILALVDAGVSQYIDASAAPGQSYYYSIASRSALGMLSNYAEPVSNTAITSVTPTRLDQRKTTIVSVFPNPANQSATLTYYLAAPTAVEIRLHDAIGRQTRTVANTRRAPGLYKTQINTSDLARGVYQVVLRTEEGLSAWPLMVNR, encoded by the coding sequence ATGCGCAATCCCCGGCTATTTGCCGGCAGATTTTGCCCCGCTCTGCTGGCGTGTGCGATAGCTATTTTTCATTTTTTCGGATCCGAAGCAAACGGCCAATCCCAAGACACCCCCTTTTTCGAAACGCGGGCGGTCTGGTTGGCTACAGTGCTCCAGGACGGCAACTGGCCTACCACCGGCGCGCCGGCTTCACAGCAGGCTAATGCCCTTCGGACGCTGATCCAAGACGCACACGCAACCGGTATCAATACGTTTGTCATGCAAGTGGTTGCGCGCGGCGATGCAATGTACCCTAGCGCCCTGTTGCCCTGGTCTGCCCTCCTTGCTGGGCCGGGCGTAGACCCGGGCTATAATCCGCTGGCCGTTGCCATAGCAGAAGCACATCGGCTTGGCATGGAATTACACGCCTGGATCAATGTCTATCGCATCGGTGACACCAGTACGCTTGCCGACTTTGCCAGTGTCACCAACCCGCAACACATCGGATACGCAGAGCCGGGATGGATTGCCGAAAAAGGGAGCCAGGTATGGCTCGATCCTTCAGCTACTGGCGCAAAAGACTGGCTCGTTGACGTCGTCTCTGAAATCGTAGAGAATTACGATGTGGATGGCGTGCATTACGACTTTATCCGCTATCCAGAAGGCGGCTTTATGAATGACGATGCCAACTTCCAGTTCGATGACAAGGGATTTGCCAACCTTGCAGACTGGCGCCGTGGCAACGTAAATGCGTTTGTCGAGGCTGCTTATGAAGCTGTAATGGCGATTAAGCCGTGGGTCAAGGTTGGCGCTGCGCCGCTGGGCAACTACCGCGAGACCAGCGCATGGCCAGCGCTTTGGGCATATAGCGGGGTCTACCAGGAAAGCCGGCTCTGGCTCGCCAATGGATGGCACGATTACCTCGCGCCGCAGATCTATTTCAGCATCGGCACGGACCCCGAAGGCAGCAATACGTTTGCTTCGCCAGACTTTGAGGTCCTGGTCAATGAATGGGTAGCTGAATCATCGGGGCGGCCCATATTTGCTGGCTACGGTGCATACAAACCCTCTGAAGGCAGATTTCCGGCAGGTGACCTGCCCTTGCAAATTGACGCCGCCCGCGAGGCAGGCGCTGCGGGCCAAATGGCTTTCAGGTACGACCATTACATGCAATATGCAGACCTGATTACAACCCGCTACAACGAGCCTGCGTTGCCGGCGGCAATGTTACACCGGTTTGAAGCTTCTGCACCAACAACACCCCCCGGACTCGCACTCACAAATACCGCCAATGGATATGTTCAGCTGGACTGGATGGCATCCAGCGGCAGCGCTGCTGATCCATTGCGGAGCTATGTAATCCTTCGCCGGCCTGATGCAGCACCGCGTGAAGGGTACGCGGAAGACATCCTGGCCCTGGTTGATGCCGGCGTAAGTCAGTACATTGACGCAAGCGCCGCACCCGGACAAAGTTACTATTACAGCATTGCCTCTCGTAGCGCCCTTGGGATGCTGTCGAACTACGCTGAACCGGTATCCAATACGGCGATAACGTCGGTTACACCAACGCGTTTGGATCAACGGAAAACAACCATTGTGAGCGTCTTTCCAAACCCGGCTAACCAATCAGCTACACTCACCTATTACCTGGCTGCACCCACCGCTGTTGAAATCCGTTTGCACGATGCCATTGGCCGGCAAACACGGACCGTAGCAAATACCCGCCGGGCCCCCGGACTCTACAAAACCCAAATCAACACCAGCGACCTCGCACGTGGGGTCTATCAGGTGGTTTTGCGCACAGAAGAAGGCCTTTCTGCCTGGCCCTTAATGGTAAATCGCTAG